The Thermomonospora amylolytica sequence CTGGCTGGAGCCGCACTGGGCGTCGATCGTGGTGACCCCCGCCGGCCAGGGCAGCCCGGCGTACAGCCAGGCGTAGCGGGCCACGTGCCCGCCCTGCTCGCCGGCCTGGGTGACGCAGCCGGAGAAGACCTGCTCGATCTCGGCCGGGTCGATCCCCGAGCGCCGCACCAGCGCGGTCAGCGCGTGGGCCAGCACCGCCATGGGCTTGAGTCCGGCGAGCCGGCCCCCGCGCCTGCCGATCGGGGTCCGGACGGCCTCCACGATCACCGGGTCCGCCATACGGCCTCCTCTAGAACGAAATTCAGTTTCCCCCTCGAACTGTAACTCGTTCTAGTTTTGGACGCCAGGCCGGACCGCTAGTCGAACAGCACCACCTGGCGGATCACCTCGCCCTTGCGCAGCGCGGCGATCCCGTCGTTGAGCTCCTCGAACGGGATCCGGCGGGTGATCAGCCCTGCCAGGTCCAGCCGGCCGGCGCGCCACAGGTCCGTCCAACGGCGCGCGTCGCGCTCCACGTCGGAGGTCCCGTACAGCGAGCTGAGCACGTTCTTGCCCAGGAACAGCAGCGAGAACATGTCCACCTGCCAGGTGTCGTCGGCCGCGCCCGCGCCCACCAGGATCACGTCGCCGCCGCGCCGGGCGGCGTCCCAGGCCGCCCGCATGGTGGCCGACCGGCCGACCGCCTCGAAGGCGTGGTCGAACCCGCGCCCGGCGGTCAGCGCGTTCTGCAGCTCGGCCAGCCCGTCCGGGGCGGTGGCGTGGGTGGCGCCGAACCGCAGCGCGGTCTCGTGCTTGGCCTCCAGCGGGTCCACCGCCACGATCACCGCCGCCCCGGCGAGCCTGGCGCCCTGGATGACCGACAGCCCGACGCCGCCCGCCCCGATCACCACGACGCTGTCGCCGGGCCGGATCCGGGCGGTGTTCAGCGCCGCGCCCGCGCCGGTGGTGACGCCGCAGCTCATCATGGCGGCCAGGTCGAACGGGACGTCCGGGTCGACCGGGACGGCGGCGGCGGCCGGCACCACCGTCTCCTCCGCCCACGAGCCGCACCCGGCCATCCGGTAGACGTCGGTGCCGCCGTGCCGGAACGGGGCCTTGCCGAACGCGTCGGCGATCCCCGACATGCACAGGTACGGCTGCCCGGCCAGACACTCGGGACAGCGCCGGCAGGCCGGGGTGAAGCTGATGATGACGTGGTCGCCCACGGCGGGCGCGGTGACGCCCGGCCCGACCTCGACGACCTCGCCGGCCGCCTCGTGCCCCAGCACCGCGGGCAGGGTGGTGGGCAGCACGCCGCTCATCGCCGACAGGTCCGAGTGGCAGATCCCGGTCGCCCGGATGCGCACCCGGACCTCGCCGGCCTCCGGGGGGTTCAGGGTGACGTCGTCGCGCAGGTCCATCTCGGTGTCCCCGGCGGCGTGCAGGATGGCGGCTCGCATGACAGGTCCCTGCCCTTCCCTCGCTGCTGCGCCAAGCGCTTGCTAGGCCCGTTTCTGAAACACGTTCTATTCGACCGGCCGGAAGGCGGTCAACCCTCGGCG is a genomic window containing:
- a CDS encoding alcohol dehydrogenase catalytic domain-containing protein, which produces MRAAILHAAGDTEMDLRDDVTLNPPEAGEVRVRIRATGICHSDLSAMSGVLPTTLPAVLGHEAAGEVVEVGPGVTAPAVGDHVIISFTPACRRCPECLAGQPYLCMSGIADAFGKAPFRHGGTDVYRMAGCGSWAEETVVPAAAAVPVDPDVPFDLAAMMSCGVTTGAGAALNTARIRPGDSVVVIGAGGVGLSVIQGARLAGAAVIVAVDPLEAKHETALRFGATHATAPDGLAELQNALTAGRGFDHAFEAVGRSATMRAAWDAARRGGDVILVGAGAADDTWQVDMFSLLFLGKNVLSSLYGTSDVERDARRWTDLWRAGRLDLAGLITRRIPFEELNDGIAALRKGEVIRQVVLFD